AACGACCCCCACGAGTTCAACTCGATCCATCCCTGCCACGTGGTGAGCGGATTCGAGGTGGTCATTGGCGAGCACCCAACCGCCCGCTCGCAAGTTCCGCTCTACGATTGCCTCCTCGACGAGCCCCGAATTTCGAAGGATGATCACGTCGGTGCCGCCAGCCACGGAATAATTTGTAGCGTCGCCCCAACGGGCCGCATACCCCGCTGCTGCCAGGTCGTCCATCGCCGCCACGTCGACGTCGACGTACGTAACCTCGGCCTCGGGAAACGCGACCGATGGGCTCACGTCGTGGCCCGACCCAGGGTAGTACACGACATCGGCCTCGATACCGAACCGGTTGGCGACGGCTCGGTACTGGGAGATTCTGTCTGCGAAGGTGACTGGCCACGAACCGGCGTTCATCGACATCCGACGGGCGGGACACAGCTCGGCTGGCAGCAGGTAGTCGCGTTCACCCGTCTCAGGGTGGGTGCCATACCCGGCTGCATGAACCGCAAGTGTCGCCTTCCGTACCGGTTCGGTTGCGGCGACGACTTCGGACCAGTCAGAATGCGTCCGACCTCGAACTCGCTGAACGTACCTCGCCACCGCGTCGCTGGCTACGTGGTAGCGATCAAGGACGTCGTTTGCCAACTCGGCGCCTGACTCCTGAGTTACTTCTTGCATCGTCGTGTCCCGTTCTGCCGGTGTAGCGTAGTCGTCGTTCGAGGGTGGCTCGTTCGCGTCCTGCCAACCATTGAGAAACGACTCATAGTCTGCGAGTGCGTTCCGCAAACGCTCGGCAGCGAGCCGAAGGTCACTGACGGTAGTCGTCATCTTTCGGGTGTCAAGTCACGGCTGGTCGTTCGCACACTCATACCTCGACGCGGACGATGTGACCCCCACAGTTGCACTGACAGACGTACTCCCAGCGGACCCCGTCGCCGAATGTTTCATCGAGTGGTTCGTAGAGATACTCTGATGGGTGTCCGTGTGCCTCGTGAGTGACGAGTTGGACGAGAGACCCCTCGACGGTATTCTCGATCGCTGTGATCGCCTCCTCGACCAGTAGCTCTCGATCTGCCGCGTGTTCGGGTCGCTCAAGGTCTGCTGCCCACGCGCTCCCGTGGACGGGATCGGTGACCGGTTCGGTCCCGTGGTTCTCGTGATCGCTGCTGGTGTCGGCCATTGTCGAAACTACCACGGCTATAACCATAAACACACGAACGAACGTCCTCGGCGCGAACATATCCGAGCGGGAATTTAGGAGACGGCGGCACTAACGGTCTCCCAGGAATGATCGTCGTTTCTAACCGGGTTACCATTCCGGATGAACGGGTAGAAACATTCGAAGAGCGCCTTCGAACGAGTTACGGGATTGAGGAAAGGTCGGGGTTCCACGGGATGACAGTCCTCGCACCCGTCAACGCGGAGGGCCACATCACCATGACATTCTGGGAGACGAGAGAAGACTACGAAGCGTGGCGAGAAAGTACCGCCTTCGAGTCAGCACACCAGGAGGCGTCCGCGGAACGTGCCTTCAAGAACGGGAATACCGTCGAGATTCACGAGGTCGCCGTCGATCGATCGACGACAGAATCACCAGTACACGTCAGTGAGGAGTGACAGTTCCGTGTTACCCATCGTGGAGCGCGTACCCAAACGGTCGTTCGTCGGCAGGGTTCGCCAGTGTGGACGCGTCCCCCACCCAATGATCGCTACAATACCGCGTCGGATCGATTCGACGACATCATCCGACCTATGGACGTGATGAGACGGGAGTGGACGTTCGGAGTCGGGTTCGCGATCCTCGGTGCACTCACCGTCGTCGCCGTCCAAGGAATCGATTCAGTACTACTCGGCGCCATCGTGGGATTTTTTGTCGGGAAGGCGATTCAAAGTCTCCTCCTGACGGTCAGGGGCCCCTGGACCCAATGACAGAGTTCGATCGGTCGGAGCTACGGGATAGACTCGTTATTGCCTCAGACAAGATCCAGAGCAGCAGTAATTTGGGGACGATTGACCATCGATAGCTTGAGTGAAATGGGAGATACAGAAGACGTGGAGCAGTATTCGTATCTGATTCGAACAAGACCGGGTCGGGACGAGTACGTCGTTGTCATAATTCGGAAGTACTACGAGGAGTTGCTAATCGACGTGGAGAAAGGCTCACAAGGAGGTAAGGACGGTCTCATCATCACGGCTGTTACTGAAATCCCAATCGAGGCGATCGAGCGCATTGGGGAGGTCGAGACAGTGGACCAGCTGCCTGCCGGAACCCAGTAACCGCCCGATCTATCTGACTGTGCGACAGGCCATAGACCCGCAGTGGGCGCTGAATGCTCTCCGATAAACTAAGTGGATCTCTACGACGGTCACTGATACTCGGAACAAATTCGTGTGAATCGTTACCACCATTCGACGTCGACTAGTAAAACGATATGGACTCAATTGCCACCGTATCGGTCACCGATACTGTCTTCGAGTGCGACAACTGTGAGAACACGATCATCACCGTCTTGGAAGGAACCCCTGGGGTCGATGGAGTGACCATTGAGACGGATAATCGGACCTTGGCGATCGAGTACGATCCCGAGACTACTAACGACGAAGAGTTACACGAAATCGTCGAGACGTGGGGATACGCACCCGAGTCAACTACCCCGCCCTAACGCTCGCTTACGCTCACGTCTGAGGGCGGGGCTTGTCCGTGGACTCCCCTTCTGGCCGAAACTCAGCGGACGAGAGTCCGTCGCTCAGGTTCAGCGTCCCGGACTTCAGGGCGAGTTGACCGTCGCCCAACCCCGAGGGACGTTTGCCCTCGGGTACAGTTATCAGCCGCTTGCCGATGTTCTTCGCCGCGTTGTAGTCGCCGTCGAGTTCGTAGCCGCACTCGTTGCACACGAACCAGCCGTCCGAATCGCGGTTCGTGCTCGACTGGTGGCCGCACTTCGAGCACGTTTGCGAGGAGAATGCAGGGTTCACGTCTTCGACATGGATGCCGTACTCGGCGGCCTTCCATGCGATCATCTCCTGGAGTGACCGTGATCCACCCGACTGCCCGAGGCTATCAGGCCGATGGTCGAGTGGGAGTGTCCGACTAATCCACGGGAAGCCTCGGGGCTTGACCCCGAGGCAGTTCACCGACATCAGTATGACCTCACCCCTGGATGGGATGGAAGCGCGGTCAACACAGCTGGAATCGCTCTAGATATCCACATAGTCGTCGATAGCACCGAAATCTCGTGATGGTTGGTTCGAACATATACGCTGGGCTCACGAATTACATTGCTCGAGGTGTCTCAATCACTGTGTTCCGTACCTTGATGAACGGTGACATGCCCAATACAACAGCCTCGTTTCGCCGCGAGTCGGGAGGTTCGATGAGCAGTACATCGATCGATACCCAGACCGTCGTCGCTCAAACGATGTGAAGCTCGTAGCCGTCGTCGACGAGCCGCGCAACGTCCGGAGCATGCTCGGTCCCTTGGATCTCAAAGCCCTCGGCCTCGACGACGTCAGCGACCCCTTTGAACGTCGCACAGTGATCACAGACGCTAGCAATCAGTCCCAGCTCCTTGGCGTCCTCGTAGGCCCGAACCGCCGGTTCCGGGTGGTCCTCGATCCCGTCAAACCAGTAGGTCGCCGCGCCGTCGAAGTACACGGCAACCTGGTGGCCCGCTTCGTCGAGCTGACGTGCGTAGGTAAGCGGATTGGCGAATTTCCCCGGCGTCTCCGGTGAGGACAGGAGCAGGAAGGCGTGTTTTGCCATAGACGCATCAATGTTGGATGGCCAATTCCGTGGGTGTGGAGGCGAACATATCCAGTCGATCGCTGCCTCCACGAGTCGCCGGTCGGAAACATTCGGACCAAAGCTCTTCCTCCGTACACGCCAACCACCAGTCGTATGCGCGATACAGTCTCATCTCGCTCGATTGGGAGACGAACAGAGAGACCGCTGAGGTGGTCGTTGTGACCGCGACGAACTTCGACGCCGAACGGGCCTACGACGACCGGAAGTTCAACGCCGTGGAGGTCTTCAAAAGCGAGCGAATGAAGGTTGTCTGTGGGTACTTCGAGCCCGGCCAGTTCATCCCCGTACACGCTCCATCGAGCGACGTCGCGATTCACGTTCACTCGGGGACCGGACTCGTCCGCGGCGGCGACGACGAACACGCCATCGAACCCGGCGACGTAGTCGTCGTCGAAGCCGGCACCGACCGCGGGATCAAGGCTGATGAGGATAGTCGGCTCGAAGCATTTCTGGTTACTGCCCCGCCGCCGACGGACGCCGAACACGACCCCGTTCGCGAGGGGATCAAACGAGAAAAATTCGACCCGAGGAGTGCGTGACAATGGCCGAAATCGTATCCATCGGGGATCTCGAGGGAACCCCCCACGCAAACGTCTTTCCCGACGCCGAACCGAAGACGATCAGATTGACGCTGGATGCGGGCGAAGCGGTAGCGGCCCACGACCACCCGGACCGCGAGATCGTCCTCTACCTGATTGAGGGAGCGATCGAACTCACCCTCGACGACGAGGAACACGACCTGAGTGCGGGCGACATCGTTCGTTTCGACGGGCGCCGGGAAGTCTCCCCACGGGCAATCGAACCGAGCGTCGCACTGATCGTCCTCGCTGAACGGTCGAGCGACTGATCGCAACCGTGGATTTCGACCACATCGACGTGTAGGACCGGCCGGGAGAGCCGGTCACGGCTTGCGGATGCGAAGATATGTGGTGTACTCAGTTCTGAGCAGTCCGGTTCGATCTTTCGTGATTGCGATCAATTCGTGGGGCGTCTGTTCAGCCAACTGAGGATACTCCGTTCGGGCACGTTTGTCCGTGCTTTTCACGACAAGGATCGACCCGTCGTCGAGGTCTTCGAGCGCTTTTTGGACGCGTACGATGCCGCTTGCACAGCCACGTCCCCGATTGTCTACGACCATGTCGGGAGCGATGTCCGGGGCCGTCGCAGTATCCGTAATTTCAGTCATCGATAGACACATCCGTGTCAGTCTCCACCCGCGACGCTCCAAGCTCCTCGAGGTCACAAACACCCTCGATGGGTGAACAGGCACGCCACATGGGACACAGTTTGAAGATGACGACGAGCACGCCGATGAATCCGGCCTTCGCGAGAATCGCGAGACCGATCGTCGACGTAACGTACACCGAGACGTTCAGGCCGATGGCGTCGACTGCCTGATACGCTCCAGTAAGGAAGATCGTCGGAATGACGAAGCGGACGGCCCACCGAAAGCGTTCCAGTTGCTCGGCGGCAGCGGCGACGACGTCGACCCGCGGACGCTCCTGTCCCGACGGGACTGCCACGAAAATATTCCAGACCGCCCCACCGATCCAGACGGCAAAGGCGAGTAGATGGAACATTCGAACTGCAATACCAGCCGGTTCAAGACCATGCATCGCGACTTCGCCAATAGCCGTCGCGAGCAGTGTGAACAGGCCGAACGTCAGCGCGAGCAATCCCGCTCGACTTCTGAACTGGGATTCGACCGTCCGATCCGCGAGGATAGTCCAGGCGACGATTCCAACCGTAGTCAAGACGAGCATGGCGAGGGCAGCAACTCCGACGGTCGTTCCAAATCGCTCGACGTACCGCCAAAATACGACGCCCCCCGCGAGAACTGTGACGATCACCGCAAGGCTGGCGATACGATCGAACCGCTCGTACATCGCCACACAGTACTCACGAGCACCGGTCCCGAGGTCCGCCGGACGAACGAACAGATGCTTCCAGAGCAGTCCGCCCACGAGCGTCCCCAGTGCGACGAGAAACGCCCACGTCGCGACTGCAGAGACGATGCCACTGTCGCCGACCAACGTGGTAGAGACCCAACTGCCGAGTAAGGACGCAGCTACGATGATCGTGAGTGCGACCTTCGGAAGGAGATACCGGTCAAAGAGTGCCTCCGTGGTGGGACTAGGCGCGGATTGAGTGGGGTTTGACATCGTGGGGCCACCTCGTGTTTGATATTAGGCCTGTCGAAACTAAACCTGCGTCCGGATATATTCGACATGGGTCCAGCACAATACCGCAAGACTGAATTCGAACGATTGGCCTTGTTGAAACCCTCACTATGTGATATGTTTCGGCAGTCCTGCTGAATACACAGCGCGAGTGTGGCATGGGCTGAGAGTCACTTTGCGAAGGGCAGTGATCGGTTAGTACAGGCAACATAGTTACCAAAACGGCTAGCGATCTGCCTGCTGAACTCTGAGGCGGGGTTTCTGCAATTATTCGGAGGGGAAATTTATAGCCAGTTCTTCATTCTCAGTAGGTCACTCGTCCTCAGTATCATCGTCAGCCTTTGGGAGGACTCTAAATGGGCGCATCATGTCGTAATCTTCGTGCTCAATCATGTGGCAGTGCCACATGTACGTGCCCGTCTGATCGTTGAACAGTCCCTCGTACTCCCCGAAGTGAGCGATCACGTGAACTACTTCTGCAGGATCGACAGTGACCACGTCGTTCCAACCACGTTCATACGGTTGGGGCGACGTAAGCGAGTCCGGATCGACACCATCCTCAGATGCATCGTAGTCGGTCAGCGACTGTCGTCCCAGGACTTGGAAGTGGACAAGGTGGAGATGCATCGGATGGGACATTGCGGTGTTGTTGGCGATGCTCCAGATCTCGGTAGTACCGAGTTCTGGCTCCTCAGTGATGGGATCATCAAGCGCATAGCCCATTACCTGCTCTTGATTCCCAAGGAGATGTTTTGGCCGCCCGTACTCGTCGCTCTGCATGCTGAGCCAAAGGTGTCTGTGTTGATCGACCGTCTCGGTAGAGAGGTCAGGAACTTCCGTCAATCGGTCAGGCACCGTTCCTGGACCTTCGACAGTCGTCGAGTCCGTGACATCGACGAGCATGATCTCCGGAAGCGGCTTCGTCTCGTCGCTGTCCTCTCGAGAGCCACGATACAGCGACGGCGCGCCGTTGTGAAGGAGTAGCGTTTCTCCCGCATAGTCGCTGAAGTCGACAACGACATCAGCACGCTGACTTGGACCGATTTCGAGACGGCCATCTATATTGACCGGTTCCGAAAGTAATCCGCCGTCGTTTCCGATCTGGACGAACGACGGTCCATCGCCACCAGTCTCGCTCGACGCTTCATCGTACTCAAGTAGTTTGAGGTCGTAATATCGGCTGTTGGATCCGTTGAGAAGCCGGAACCGATAGTCCCTCGGTTCGACGGAGAGCCGAGGCCAGGCTTTCCCGTTGACGACTGGCGTGTCCCCGTAGAATTCCGGAACGATGCTCGTCTCGGGATACGAATTATCGCCGCCTCGCTCCTCCGAAACGGCCGACGGGTAAAAGAGTGAGCCGTCCTCGTTGAAGCTCCGGTCCTGGAGTACGAGTGGGATTTCATACTCGTCTTCGGGCAGCCCAAGTTCCCGCTCTTGGTCGTTCCGAAGGAGATAGAAACCCGCAAGACCGGCGTACACGTTTAGCCGCGTAATACCGACCGCGTGGTCGTGATACCACAGGGTTGCTGGCGGCTGGTCGTTGACGTAGTAGTAGTCTTTTTTCTCGAAGTTGGGGCCCGTCTCCGCGAAGTCACGGGTGAACCATCCTCGGGCTTTACCGTCGCTTGCAGCTTCGACGTTCCCACCGTGAAGGTGCGTCACGGTACGTACCCCCGGGATGTCGTACGGAACCAACTCATCGTGTACTGTCGTGTCAACGGGTAAGAGGTGATCGTCCGGCAGGTCGTTCTGCCACTGAACGTAGATCGGCTTGCCCTGTTCAGCTTCGATCGTCGGTCCGGGAAACTGACCGTCATACCCAAAGACGGTCGTTGGCGGGAGATCGCGATGGAGTTTTTGTTCGACCTCGCGCATTTCGATCTCGTAATAGGGGTGTCCGTCCTTCGTCTCTGTTGGTTCCGCGACGCTCGGGCGAGGTACTTCATCAACCCACGTTTCGAGATCTGGCGACGAGTGATCTCTTACTGTCGTTGGTTTTGTCGTTTCTGATGTGGTATTAGATGGATCTCCATCCGTGAAACAGCCCGCAAACGCCGAGATGCCGGTAACACCGGTGGCTAAGAGGAGCCTCCGGCGCGAAATGCCTGGTTCGGGTGTCCTGCTATTCATATATGAGCATATGAACTCCCTTCGAATAGCGGTACAGGCAGTTCCCGCCATATGGGAAACACAGGAATATGTTCGCCATTAGAGTCAGGAGTTTCGGACGATTGTGCACGTCTACTGAGCGACTGATTCGCTGGCTTCAGTATGACACAAACGAAGCCATCGTGCTGAACTCATCCTCTATATTCAGCAGTCCGTTCCTCTCGGAATCACGGACATTTGCCCCCCTCGTGCGAAATGGCGAGGCTTCGCTCCAGATTGTGAACGATGCACTTGATGACGAGCTCACGGAACTGTTTCCACCGGAGGCGTGACCGAACGAATGCACCGAATTTCTGTTTGATCGTGGCGTTGACTGTCTCGTTCATGTTCCGTCGATGGTAGAGGTCGCTATTCAGCCGAGCATTCCACGCCTTGTGGAGGGATGTGAACTCGCGGTGCTTGATGAGTGGCCGAATATCGTGGTCACGGGCGAGTCGCCGGAGCTTCTGGTCGTCATATCCCTTGTCACCGATCAAGACCGTAATCGACGCTACGTTCCGTTTCACTACCTGCGGTACAATCTGTGTATCGTGTTTTCGTATCGTCGTTACGTGGATGTCGAGAACGGCATTGGTCGCTGTATCGACCAACAGTGTTGTCTTCAACTGCCGGGTAGTGAGGTTCGTTCGCTTCGTGTAGTGTGTTGATGCATGTGCTCGCTCAAACCCGGAGGCATCGATACCGGTGACACCGTTCAGTGACAAGTCCGCGAGCGAGACGTTCAGGAGAACCCGCCAGACGGCCATCTCCAAGCGGTCGAACGCCTTGCAGAGTGTCGAGGGTGCAGGAATCGAATCGAGATCGAGGGCGTCACGAATGCGAGGCATCTCGATGAGTTCGTCAACGAGGTCACGGTACGTGGTCGTCTTCTTCACTTTGAGACAAAGCAGGACGACGTGCTGGCGGAGCGTGAACCGCTTTCGTGAATAGCGAGTCGAGAATCGTGCCACAGCACGGCGAGCCAGCATCATAGCCCGTTCAACGAATCGAAGGAGTCGTGACTTCGGGAGAGCATCCATCTTCCTCCAGCTACTCACCAGTCATGTTTGTCAGCAAGGGTTTCAACAGTGCCGAACGATTTGATCCGGAGACGCTTCGTGTTCCCACCAAGCGAATACATCCGTGGCGAAGTTTTCCTGTTCGGAGTGCGAAGACACATACATGAAGGGAGAAGCTGGAACGGCGACGACTTCGGTCCGCTGGCGGCGTCATCCGGATGTCGACGATCGGAAACCGATCGTTCGAACGGTTCCTTATGCCGAGTTCGTACTCGAACACCCTGACTTGGATCCGACGACATTTAACGCAGATTTCTTCCCCGACGCCGTTCCGTATACCGACGGTTCGAGAGATCGAGTCTTCTACTGGCGGCCTGCCCTCCGTGACTCGTCGCCGCCAGCTACCGACTGGTCGTTCGTGTACGCGACCACTCACGACCTCGTCGGTCGTTCCGAAACTGCTGTCGGAATCCGAGGTCTTACGACGGAACTAGCGACCGGCGTCGCAATCGTGGTCGACGGGACAGCGGGTGGCGATGCGAGTATGGCACATGTTCAGGATTACGAAACTCCTAATCTCCGTATCGTCGACGTGACTCCCGACTCGATCCGTCTCGCGGTAGACGGTGACGACTTTGAGGTGGCAGCAGGTGGCCGACGACGGATCGAACTGTCACCGCGCGCCGTGGAGCTGATCGGTGAAGACGAACCCGAGGAGATCACGCCCGAACTGTCGGTTCGCTATCCTGGCCGCCGCGAGATACACCATCCAGCTTCGAACGCTTCCGACCGGTTGTTCCCC
This region of Natrinema sp. DC36 genomic DNA includes:
- a CDS encoding CGCGG family rSAM-modified RiPP protein; translated protein: MADTSSDHENHGTEPVTDPVHGSAWAADLERPEHAADRELLVEEAITAIENTVEGSLVQLVTHEAHGHPSEYLYEPLDETFGDGVRWEYVCQCNCGGHIVRVEV
- a CDS encoding heavy-metal-associated domain-containing protein, with translation MDSIATVSVTDTVFECDNCENTIITVLEGTPGVDGVTIETDNRTLAIEYDPETTNDEELHEIVETWGYAPESTTPP
- a CDS encoding cupin domain-containing protein, whose translation is MTATNFDAERAYDDRKFNAVEVFKSERMKVVCGYFEPGQFIPVHAPSSDVAIHVHSGTGLVRGGDDEHAIEPGDVVVVEAGTDRGIKADEDSRLEAFLVTAPPPTDAEHDPVREGIKREKFDPRSA
- a CDS encoding sulfurtransferase TusA family protein codes for the protein MTEITDTATAPDIAPDMVVDNRGRGCASGIVRVQKALEDLDDGSILVVKSTDKRARTEYPQLAEQTPHELIAITKDRTGLLRTEYTTYLRIRKP
- a CDS encoding antibiotic biosynthesis monooxygenase, whose protein sequence is MIVVSNRVTIPDERVETFEERLRTSYGIEERSGFHGMTVLAPVNAEGHITMTFWETREDYEAWRESTAFESAHQEASAERAFKNGNTVEIHEVAVDRSTTESPVHVSEE
- a CDS encoding IS5 family transposase, encoding MDALPKSRLLRFVERAMMLARRAVARFSTRYSRKRFTLRQHVVLLCLKVKKTTTYRDLVDELIEMPRIRDALDLDSIPAPSTLCKAFDRLEMAVWRVLLNVSLADLSLNGVTGIDASGFERAHASTHYTKRTNLTTRQLKTTLLVDTATNAVLDIHVTTIRKHDTQIVPQVVKRNVASITVLIGDKGYDDQKLRRLARDHDIRPLIKHREFTSLHKAWNARLNSDLYHRRNMNETVNATIKQKFGAFVRSRLRWKQFRELVIKCIVHNLERSLAISHEGGKCP
- a CDS encoding multicopper oxidase — its product is MNSRTPEPGISRRRLLLATGVTGISAFAGCFTDGDPSNTTSETTKPTTVRDHSSPDLETWVDEVPRPSVAEPTETKDGHPYYEIEMREVEQKLHRDLPPTTVFGYDGQFPGPTIEAEQGKPIYVQWQNDLPDDHLLPVDTTVHDELVPYDIPGVRTVTHLHGGNVEAASDGKARGWFTRDFAETGPNFEKKDYYYVNDQPPATLWYHDHAVGITRLNVYAGLAGFYLLRNDQERELGLPEDEYEIPLVLQDRSFNEDGSLFYPSAVSEERGGDNSYPETSIVPEFYGDTPVVNGKAWPRLSVEPRDYRFRLLNGSNSRYYDLKLLEYDEASSETGGDGPSFVQIGNDGGLLSEPVNIDGRLEIGPSQRADVVVDFSDYAGETLLLHNGAPSLYRGSREDSDETKPLPEIMLVDVTDSTTVEGPGTVPDRLTEVPDLSTETVDQHRHLWLSMQSDEYGRPKHLLGNQEQVMGYALDDPITEEPELGTTEIWSIANNTAMSHPMHLHLVHFQVLGRQSLTDYDASEDGVDPDSLTSPQPYERGWNDVVTVDPAEVVHVIAHFGEYEGLFNDQTGTYMWHCHMIEHEDYDMMRPFRVLPKADDDTEDE
- a CDS encoding cupin domain-containing protein, with protein sequence MAEIVSIGDLEGTPHANVFPDAEPKTIRLTLDAGEAVAAHDHPDREIVLYLIEGAIELTLDDEEHDLSAGDIVRFDGRREVSPRAIEPSVALIVLAERSSD
- a CDS encoding DsrE family protein, yielding MAKHAFLLLSSPETPGKFANPLTYARQLDEAGHQVAVYFDGAATYWFDGIEDHPEPAVRAYEDAKELGLIASVCDHCATFKGVADVVEAEGFEIQGTEHAPDVARLVDDGYELHIV
- a CDS encoding transposase, with amino-acid sequence MSVNCLGVKPRGFPWISRTLPLDHRPDSLGQSGGSRSLQEMIAWKAAEYGIHVEDVNPAFSSQTCSKCGHQSSTNRDSDGWFVCNECGYELDGDYNAAKNIGKRLITVPEGKRPSGLGDGQLALKSGTLNLSDGLSSAEFRPEGESTDKPRPQT